One region of Culex pipiens pallens isolate TS chromosome 2, TS_CPP_V2, whole genome shotgun sequence genomic DNA includes:
- the LOC120427048 gene encoding ficolin-2-like, translating to MKIAAFLFLVITFVYRSDGAAKRVKRSVGYELIETRLENLHITFADLLGSLINTVNKNQNLTEARFVDFRKSVAETNSKLLERIVKLETLGSTSLQNQKSMEDKIISKVSILANDTKCSRPHFKSHVHNPCESAKSSGVYNLPDLNKNVYCEMTNMGGGWLTVQYRSDSKLSFSRSWVAYRNGFGGPDADNYWLGLDPLHQLTTSGQYELAIEMVNTNSTYRYARYAHFHVADESEQYKLTVHGFSGTLPDKLSLHNNLYFYTHDRDNSERCVKQFPSGWWLTSKGSVCYETNLNLDYSKIFWRDWHHKASKTRMMIRRRKY from the exons ATGAAGATCGCAGCTTTTCTATTCTTGGTGATAACATTCGTTTACCGGTCTGATGGAGCTGCGAAACGAGTCAAGAGATCTGTCGGTTATGAGTTGATTGAGACCCGACTCGAGAATCTGCATATAAC ATTTGCAGATTTACTTGGAAGCTTGATTAACACtgtgaacaaaaatcaaaacttgaCGGAAGCAAGGTTCGTTGATTTCCGAAAAAGTGTTGCTGAAACAAATTCtaa ACTATTGGAGAGAATTGTAAAACTGGAAACGCTAGGATCGACGTCGCTACAGAATCAAAAGTCGATGGAGGATAAGATAATATCAAAAGTTTCCATTTTGGCCAATGACACAAA ATGTTCCAGACCGCACTTCAAATCTCACGTGCATAATCCCTGTGAATCTGCCAAATCATCCGGTGTATACAATCTGCCTGATCTCAACAAAAATGTGTACTGCGAAATGACGAATATGGGCGGTGGTTGGCTAACGGTTCAGTATCGCAGCGATAGTAAGCTTAGCTTCAGTCGTAGCTGGGTTGCATATCGGAATGGATTCGGAGGTCCTGACGCGGATAACTACTGGCTCGGTCTAGATCCGCTGCATCAGCTCACAACCAGTGGGCAGTACGAGTTGGCTATCGAGATGGTGAACACTAACTCAACATACAGATATGCTCGATATGCCCACTTTCATGTAGCTGATGAGAGCGAACAGTACAAACTTACAGTCCATGGCTTTTCGGGAACATTACCAGACAAATTAAGCCTCCACAACAATTTGTACTTCTATACCCATGACAGGGATAACTCGGAACGATGTGTAAAGCAATTTCCTAGTGGGTGGTGGCTTACCTCCAAGGGTTCAGTTTGTTATGAAAC aaacctAAACCTGGATTATAGTAAAATCTTTTGGAGAGATTGGCATCACAAAGCAAGTAAAACTCGAATGATGATTCGTCGTAGAAAGtactaa